One window of Methanomassiliicoccales archaeon genomic DNA carries:
- a CDS encoding DUF2098 family protein, translated as MNVGDYARYKNTGTVGKVLEVKQEAGVEWILLDTFNLYYDATTLEPGSAEEYKTFSVKERTRGLTVEDIEAMKEEIAKVERYGSITASGGG; from the coding sequence ATGAACGTCGGAGACTACGCCAGGTACAAGAACACCGGGACCGTCGGAAAGGTCTTGGAGGTCAAGCAAGAGGCCGGGGTCGAGTGGATTCTGCTCGACACCTTCAACCTCTACTACGACGCCACGACCCTCGAGCCGGGCTCGGCGGAGGAGTACAAGACGTTCTCCGTCAAAGAAAGGACACGCGGGCTGACGGTGGAAGACATCGAGGCCATGAAGGAAGAGATCGCCAAGGTTGAGCGGTATGGTTCGATTACCGCCTCCGGCGGCGGTTGA